The Rosa chinensis cultivar Old Blush chromosome 7, RchiOBHm-V2, whole genome shotgun sequence DNA segment AGTCCATTAGTGCCGTGACAGCAGGTGTCAAAAATCTGTTATCTAGTGATAGGCAGCTGGCACTAACTAGGACAGTGGAGGCTTTGATGGAGGGAAAGCCGAATCCAGAAGTTGATTCTTACCTTATGTTTGATCCTCGTGCTCCAAAGTCAAGCTCGGGAAGCAGCCATTTAAAAGGACCTTTTAAGGAGGCTATAGTGTTCATGGTTGGAGgtggaaattatgtggagtacGGGAGCCTGCAAGAGCTTGTTCAACGTCAACAGCCTACGAGGCATGTTATCTATGGAACAACAGAAATACTCACAGGAGAGGAGTTtgtggagcagcttgctctttTGGGCCAGAAAATGGGATTGGGTGGTGCTCCTGTTGCTGCTCCAACTCAGTGACATTGGTCCTGCAATTTAGTGCTTATTTACACATGAAAGAAAATGATTATGAGAAGCTAAGAAGCCGTGCGGGTGAAAATGTATAATTTTCTGCATAGTCTGAAAAAGTTAGCAGAGACTGTGATGCTCTGTGGtgctttttattaatttttttttattattattctaaTTTGCCTACATCGAGGCTTCATATGAGACTTTGATCCACATTATCTTGGATCACCACAAAGAGTCAATTGGAGTTCATATTTTGTTATAGCTAGCATGTAAAAGTTTTTGTCAATCAGATAACTTTTGTGGTTAGAGAGATATTACCATTTTTTTACTGTGTTGATTTACTCAACAACTGAACATTCAAGCAGTTACTTTTGTGTTATAGCTAGCATGAATATAAtattttgttcttgatgttgtTGTTGAGGATGTGGCACATGTTTGACGAATTGCCATAGAGGCTATAGCAAGCTTCTATATCTCGCCCCTATTAACTTTACAAGAAACAGTTTTGGATTCTCCACTGCTCAATTTAAATTGATGGCTTTTACTCTTCAGCAACTTGCTGCGGCAATACGTTAACATCGAGCAGAATACAATCTGTTCCTTTAAATGATTACCACTATTTTTCCATCCGTAATAACCCAGGATACAATCTGTTGGATAGGTTTGCGAAGAAAGTACAATATTTTGCTCAACTCCTAGCTTAAATTTCCAAGCACCAAATCAAATTCCAACATTTTAGCCAGCTGATGGTATTTCATTTACTCATATCTGAACTTTATTTATTTGTCATATCATTAGTTGACAAAAGTATGAGAAAACTCTAGGGTGTCGATAAATTTCAACAGTACAAAGAATGAAACCTCTCTCAATCTTGCAACACACAGTTATGTAAGTCTGGCAACCCAATGTTGGCTTGTTTTTTTGACACACCCAACTTCATCCCAACAGAAACCAAGGTCTCTAGTGATCGGGAACTATTTGCTAAGAGATCCTCATCTATCTCAATCGCATCCTGCATGACAACACACACAATAAGCCAGAGGACCTAGTTATATTTACAGCAGTTAAAATCTGAAAATGGTATGCTGCTTCTTTTCAAGATATAACAAGAAGCCAaaagaaccccaacatggtgaTATCTTATCTTATGAACATTTATTCCAATACTAACCTTTTCGAAAACACAAATCACAGTGCTTCCACCAAACGAGAAATATCCAAACTGATGAACATAATGCCAGTTAAAAACAGATGAGAGTATATTCTACATAATATAGAAACCCAAAATACATCAAATAGAGAATCTTAACCTCATCTCCTTTCTCAACATGGTCTCCCTCCTTCTTTAAAAAGGTAATGCTGCCAACCATTGTTGCACCGATTGCAACAAAAGCCACCTGTAGAGAGAAAGTTGATGAAACGGATCGCGCTAGTGCCACTCCAATTATGAGTTCAGATTTCAGAACATGAATAATTTATTCATTTTGGAATGCAAGCTAAGCGGGACATGATAATAGAAAAGAGTTTTAACATTTTGAAAAGACAGATGATTGCAGTCATTAACCTTTCCAAACTCTGTCGTTGATATAATTGATACTACTCGCTTATTCTCAGTGAAGACATTACAATACTTGCTATTAACAGCAATAGGGTTAACCTGAACAAGGGAAATGGAAGAACATTAAGGGAATACCAAAAAGATTTCAAGAGAAGCCAGAAAATATCACATCTACAATCACATACCGTATATAGGCATCCAGGTATATTTACAAACTGCTCAACAGTTCCAGAAACAGGACTATGAAAACGATGATAATCCTAAATCAATGTTAGATTTTAGTATCAAAATACAGAATCAGAGAATAGAAAGTTCAACTTCATGCTACAAGGTAATAAAGTGCATTCAATGACAGATACCTGTGGTGCCAAACGAAAGATAACCAATGTTCCTTCAATAAAAGCACTGGAACAAATATCTTTCCCCAGAAGTCCTTGAACTGAAAACTTCCGACCCTAAAGTAACAACAAATGATCAAAAGACATTCAAAAATCTAGACGAAGatcaaataataaataatatggCTTAATGGAGACATAAGAAATATAAAAGAATGTGCCAACCAGACCTAACTTATAATAGTTTGCCTTTATCTCTTTAACTTTATTCTATGaaatataaatacacacacacacacacacagatattttatatatatatatatatatatataatatctgTCTCTAGTTTTTCTGGGACTGCACATACTGCCAGCTCTGGAGTGCTACATTTGTACGACAGATTAGTTTGCTAAACAGTTCAGCAGTCACAACAACACTTTAGATCACATCTAATATCAATTCAGCAAAGTCCATGCAGACAGGTTTATAATCAATATAGTATGGAATAGACAAGCACCTCATATTTTTCCTATGAGTACCTAGTCAAGAAGGTTTGGATTAATTAAGTGTTAATTGAATTTAAATTTGTAATTAATGGCATAAAATGATTTATTCTCTGCAATCCCACATTCATCAATTAATTTTGATGTATTTTTAGCAACATAAGCTGCAATTCTTTTCCCTGAACTATGAGGGCGAGCACAGAAAAATGCTTTAATATAATTTGTGCGTCTGCCATAGAATTGTTGCATTAGTAAATTTATAGACAAGCAACTCGTATATTTTTCCTATGTACTACTAGTGAAGAAGGTTTGGGTTGATTAAGTTTTAATtgaatttaaattagtaattaatggCATAGCATGATTTATTCTTATAaagtttcaagtttcaacccATGTTCATCATTTAACTTCATCTATTTTCAGCATCAAACAAAAGCAGCAATTCTTTTCCCTGAACTATGAGGGcaagcaccaaaaaaaaaaatgctttaaAATAATTTGTATGTGTGCCACAGAATTATTCCAAGTGCGTTAGTCAGAAATTACCTTAATCCAAAATCTTAGACTGTCATCAACAGAACTGAATGCTGTAAGACGGCTATCTGCACCACAGACGGCAACATCATCACGTTCTGGGCAGGCAACTGGTCTTGCACCAGGCTTTAACTCTCTCACAAAAAATTGATTGAATGTCTACAaacacaattaaaaaaaaaaaaaagatgttatGTTCTTGAGAATGTGAGGGCACTGTTACATGTCAAATGTTCCAGAAAAGCGAGTATGTCATCAACCAACCAAGAGCGTATCTAAACTAGATCCAACAGCCAAAGACAGCTCTTTTCAATCATAGCTAAAAATacatcaaaacaaaagaaaactctgCTATTGAGTTGAAATCATGCCTTATAAAATTAATGGAGGATACCAAAGAGATCGAGGACTTAACTGCATCACCAAAACCAGTGGTGGGGGTCAAGAATATTCCATGGGAAGTAGGAACAATAAAGTAGTTTTGGAAAAGGGTACTTAAACATCTAGACATTCTATAGAGCTAAAATTTCAGAGGATACTTAAACATGCCGTATTAACACAATAGCTGATTTGAAAAAAGCTTTTCAGTTAATGAGTATATCAATGGGAGAGCTTCTAATGAGGACCCTATAATAAGGACCAAGTGATGACTTTCGAATGAATGGTTGGAAGAGTTTTTTGAACTTTAGTTGGtattttaaaatttcaaaatgcATGTCACAAATCATTCATAAATTTTGTCCAGTTCTAGCAAAATTACTTTGAactccttttaatttttttaatttttatttttttaaaagaaacagCATTTATTGAAAACTCGAGAAAAGCATAATACAACAAGATGGACAAGGAGTCCACAGAGGAATTCCCAACCCAAATATTCAAACAAAGGATATGGTAAGGCAGAAGTATTCTCACAAGTTTTGTAAGATATTCTGAAATAAGCTTGTCAAACTTGAAAGATAAATGATTTTAGTTCAGAACATGAGCTGGAATGTAAAAGGTATAGAATAGCATGTGCagaacttccttcttttccttttttgatGAGAAATAGACCTTTTATGAATGAGTTTTGACCTATAACTACAAGTCTTTCTTAAGCCAaaaagccaaaaagaaaaaagatacatGGCAAATGAATGAGAAGGACATCTAAATCCTTTCAAATGATACCCTCAATCCTAAACTCAAATTGTATTCAAATCAAAGCTcattcaatcaagaaaaatcatacTGACAGGAATTGTACCTAAACTACTTTGGCCTACATATGCAGAATTtaacactttatttttaattttacaaTTATAATTTAAAAATATGAATATAATGAACCTCATTAACACATTTGGGTCATGTTAACATAAACAATCAGTGGCAGAAGTACTGATAAGCCACAGAAGATGAAACTTTATCTAAATTTAAATAAACAACATGAATTTCATAAAGTATGAGTTTACCTTAAAATGTTCCAAAGGGTACTtcatttcagccaaattgagtTGATCCTACAATACCATAGTTATATATAATCAAAGTCACCTATGGAGAACAGTCAAATCACATGCTTAGACACAGCAACCAGTATTTACATATACACAGATAAGTaattatatttcaaaatttacaTATACATAGATATGTAATTATATTTCAAAGGGTACTTGGCTTTGGCCAAATTGAGTTGATCCTACAATACCATAGTTATATATAATCAAAGTCACCTTTGAAAAACAGTCAAATCACATGCTTAGATACAACAACCAACATTTACATATACATAGATATGTAATTATGTTTCAAAGAAGATGCTTAGTTTTAAAATGAAAACGATACGCATGCTTTATTCAGAAAATAACGAAATGAACGTGTTTTAGACACACTTCAAAAGCATACAATTCAGAACTCACATACAACTAAAGAACCTGTCTTTGTAACTGACACCACTAATCATTAAACTAACTAATAGAACTGTGTCACAGACAAAATAAGACAACGCAACATTTCTAGTTAACACTGTCATTTCCCCAGGCAAGGCATAAATcataaagagattttttttttttataaatgtaaATATATgatttgaaaaatgaaataaaaaaagagaaaagaagtcAGCTGCAgagtttttaactttttatgcACTAAAAGtccatgaaaagaaagaaattgaaagcacaagtGCAAAAAACAGCATCTACTTGTACTATCACTATTCACAGAGGGCTGCCAGTCAAACTTTTATTAAGATAGTAATGGACTGAACTTTCCTTTATACTGAATTAGCGAAACAAAAAGAATTAAGGactggaaaaacaaaaaagcactGAAAAGTTGAAACAATCTGCAAGATCTTTAGATCTaatcaagaaataaatgcattgaGTTTGGTGAACAGAAAGTCCACTCATTTAATTACCTGAAGGAAATGCAATTAGTATGATAGAAAAAATCGCGCAAAGAACTATCatacaaaaaaattattagtCATTTCtgttattttcttctgtttgtGCTCTCAGTTAAACTAATTTTTAACTGATATGAGTGTCTTCAAGGAATGGTAAGAGGATGAAGGTGAGACCAAGGAATTTTACAATACCGTGGTACTACTGAAAGCACTTCTAAACCAAATTGCACAAAAGAAGGCATGGAATAGCCAAATTCTAGGGCATCATACTCCATGGGGTGAAAGCATTAGGTGGGcatgtgtgtgtgcgcgcaaTGGACATGCTGATGCATTAATAGAACAAGACCAAGGTAGTTAGATTATGAAGGCCAGTAGGACACAACCATTCTCATAAAGTAGAAGGCTGTAACCGCTGCATCACACACACGTGCGCACATACAGAAACATCCCTGCCTTTTCAATGTTTATTGTAGGTTAAATGCCCAAGTGTGTCCATATTTTGCAAAATATGCATCCACATGCCTTTTCCATGTTTTTTAAGTACGATAAATGTACCAGCATATTCCCAGACACATTCCAGACTTTTCCATGTACTTTTTGGTAGGAAATCATTTTTAAAAAGTCATAAAGAATTAGTCACAATATGATGCTAAGTAGAAGAGATAAGCATACCTTAAAAAATTCGACAAATTTTGGTATATCTTTAGCAGATTCCAGAGAGTTCATTTTCCTCCCTTGCTTTTCAGAGATGTTCTGCAAGAGCTCCTTAGCCCCTATATTAATAACAGCAAACAAAACAAGATTAAGCGATTTATAACAACTTCTCTGCACTTTTCTTTCTGTATAACATGTGTTGTCATAAACACGATTCAATAATCAATATATACCTGTATCCAGAAGGCCATGCCCTAGCTTTGACTGGTAAATGGCTCTCATTGACAAGACAATCTTTCCATCTATCAATTCTTCCACAAGTCTCTTTGTCCTCCGATCAAATACCTAAGCAATAAATagttaagaaaaaattacatgAGTATTTTAGTTCAGAGCAAAAGATGATTGCACCACATCTTCAATGCACAAAATGAGATGCCAGTGGAGAAAAAGGAGCCAATTAAAAACTGAAGAAAGTTGGGCACCCAAGAGAAAACAATTTGGCAGTAGGTGGACTTTATAAGCTCTAATTCAAAGATATACTTATTAATTATGAGATTTGAGCCGATGCCCCTCATGTGTTGACATTCGAGCCAAAACACACATACAACTCGAACCAATTGGTTATGTGGACTGATACAAGATCTTATGCAATGTGGGATTCACTCCACACCCAAGTACTATGATGCACACCAGTTAAACCATTCAATTATATGATCAATTTCATAATCTAGTTGGAAAAGCAATATGGAAGAAACAGGATATATCTTCAAGGTGATATCAAAGGCATCATCAACGAGTACTTATAAGTCATAACAATCAAATAGTACATCAGTATGGATATAATTTCCTCTATGATGACCTAAACTACTGAAAGACTCAGGCTTCCAATCTAAcaaaatatagaaaattttaCACCTGTAAATTCACCATGCCAACTTCTCAGAGTGACAAATACAACTAACTTATGCTCTTGTTTCAAATGACTGAAAACACAGCCAACAAACTGCAGAAGAAAATTGTGTCCTTGTAACACCTAAAACTGAAGAGTCAATCTTGCAACCAGAGATATTATGTCATTAAAACATTTCTTAATACTGGAAAAAATGCGAGGAAAATAGCTTGACCAGTGTTGCAACTATAGAATTCATATGTAAAATACAATCATGAAAACCAGACTCTAACTGACAAAAACATCACCCAAAAGTTTTATTCTTAAGAACAGatcaacagaaattaaagaaaatgaaaatctaaCAAAGTATACCAGAATATGGGAACTACTTGATCCAGAGTTTAAACCAATGTCATAGGATGAAAAATGGGCCCATTCACTAAGCTTAAACATCCACCTACAGATATAAGTTTATCTTAGTATCACAGAATCATATGCATAACCACAAAACTGAAAGTAAACTCTCACTATCTCTCACAAACATGATATAGCAAAATTCTTACCCATAATTAGCCTGTTTATCTGTCAAAAATCCTCCAGTCATAACCTGTTTTCCAGTTCCTTCATCAAAAcatagggtcaaatgaatcatgTGGTTCAGCGTATCAGAATCTTCAAGAGTCTCGCCACAAACAGGACAGCAATTGATTATTGGTTCCCTGTAAATCGCACAGGTTGTTCACATGAGACATAGGGGAAATACATTCTACATTCAAACATGCTGCAATTATACAGAATTCAAAAACATGGTGCACCAAAAAATACAGGTTTGCCATATAAAAAAAGTGGTTGTGAAATTGTTTAGAGTCTGCAACTATAAACAGCTACAGAAGTACATATGGGTTGAGCTAACTTGGGGTCAATTTTTTGTCAATGGTTTAACAAGAATGTGAAGAATGCAAACATCACTGATAGataataagaaaatatttttgaaatgaAGCCACTATCAAACAACAATCTAAACCCGAACGAAGGATAAACCAAAGAATACCTTTCTATCAAACCATTTACAAGACAACTTTTCCATATTGCAAAACTTACAGAAAGCATGAAACAGACGAAACTTTCCTAATTTGGGCTGAGAAAGAAATTACTGTATCTATATGTACAATGGCATATTAAAGGAACAAAGTGAATATTAAATTCTCAAAAATATCTATATGAAATACATATGGAGATAAACAATAGATATCTTTAGTGATATAATTAATGATTTAAACTCTTTGCTGTAATATCTATATGTATCATTACTTTTCTTGTTGAATGGCAAGAAGGTCAGCCAACTCATCCATGCTAACAACACCATCCCCGTTCTTGTCAGCTGCTTTAAACATCTCCTCTTTCTAGCAAGCAAGGAAGATACTTTTCAGATAtggaaccaaaaagaaaaagatatcacagaccaacaaacaaacaaacaaatatcaCACAGTAACACTCATCTGATATTTGAGCAACCTACTTAATAGTATTCAATCCCAAAACCTATACAAAATGCAAGCACTTTAAACTAAGGATCTGGACATGTGGACAATAATACATACTCAAGGTaccataatttttttaatgttcCTCACGgagatttttttctctctctttttgtctaggaatcaccttttgttttatttgtttaccCTGAGTGGGTGGGGAGGGAGAATTTCATGCCCTTCCTCATGAAGATGAGGAAATGCAAAAGGGTCTGAATTACAAAGGCTCATCCTGTTAAAAGCTTCAAGATTTGATAAAACTTCTAACAAATGAGATGCTACACTGCACATTCGTAGATGTAAGGTGAATACCGACTTACAGGCTGACACAGAGGGGACTGGGAACATAACAGTGAGTGGCAAAGTTTTTAAAATGCTGAAAAATTCTGGGTTTATTTCAGTAAGCACCAATCAAAAACAGGAAATCTAACTGGATAGCAGACAACAAAAATCAGAACCCAAAGGACCGGGTACCAATTTTCCTATATATTAACACATAGTTCAAACCTTGTTCGCTGCCACTTGATTCCCAAAAGCAGTAATTAAGTCAGAAAATTCAGACAATGAAAGGTGTCCATCTTCATTGTAGTCCTGCGTATTGTACAAACATCCACAATTTTCATTAGTAAGCATCAATGTAAACAAAAAGAGGCACAGATGCATTGCAATTCCTTAGGAAACTAGACATAGAACAGCAACATGTATTTGTCCCTGTGAAAATCAAACAATGTCTTGTATATAAAAATCTGAACATACCACTATGGATAAAATGCGTCTTGCAAAACTCTTTTCTGTTTCAATAGGGTCCTGTCAAAATTTCAAAAGACATGTTACAAGTACTAGTTTATTTAACTTAATTATGCAAAACTAGAAGTTATACATAGCACACCTCAACAGATATTGAAACAGATATTTCTCCCACGACTTTGTCTGGTGATGATGGATCTAACAGGTTCAATGTCTCACACTCGGAACTGGAATCGGATTCTAATTCCTACAACAGCTTACCATCCATGGTAAGAGTTAGAGAGACAAATATCTTGAACAGTAATGaataaaataaacataaacATATTAAGCATAACAACTAATCAGTTTAATCCCCTCTTTCCATCCCCAAAGACCTTTAAGCTTCTGACAAAGTATTGCAGAACTTAGTGGAAAAACAGCTAAACTCAAATTAGCTTCACTCAACGATCTCAACTGTAACTCTAACGCATGTTTGTTTATGTCAATTTATCAACCATGATTGCAAGCATCCACTttgcccaaaaataaaaaaggccCATTCCAATAAGCCATACAAAGTCTCAAATTTCTAGGTATTCTGTGAATATCAAAGCCAAATTATATAGATGTAATCCGCCTAGAATTTTTGTTATAGTTCAGGTAAACAGCATATTGTTTCCATATAGCTAATGGTACACAAATACAGAAATTTCCCAAATCAATGGATAGATTTTAAAATTCCTAACAGTATATACGGATATTGTACATAACTGTGTCATTATTGCAGCAAAGTAGATACAAAGTCCTACTTGAAACAATTGTAACATGTTAAAAAATGACAAGTAATATATGAAGAAGGTGACTTACCCTGGTTAGAAATTCAAGTAGATCAATCTCACAAAATCCTATCAGAGTGTTCTTATACATTTTATTCGTCTGCATCATGTAATATATTTAATCAGGTGGAAAAACATACAAAAGTTACAGCAATGATTAAACATTTCTACATTTTCCAATTAAAGTAGAAATATAGCAGGCAAAAACTGACATACAGACTCTTTCTCATAGAATTATAAAAGACCATCATATATATGAAGGTGAAAAAAAtctacaccccccccccccccccccccccccccaaaaaaaaaacagtttaccaCTCTTTTCTCTCTATAGAACTTTCAAAATCTTCTTTCTTTGGTGACTTTGGAATGCGGATAATAGAATAAGGAGGTGGTGGATTTCAGCCCCACATATCAAAACTGTTTAAACAACTAAGAAAAATAATTGAAGCTGAAAGTTGAGATGGATGCAGAACACTACAATTTAAGAAACTCTGTGTAGTTGTACCACAAGAAATTCTAACTTTTCATTTTCAAGGTGTTATCATGTGTTGTTCCTGATAACAATGCATCCCAAATTCTTTAGAATCTATGCCAAATGCCGCAGTCATGCCTAAATAAGGAGACCACAAGCCATGTCCTTTCCACGTGGCAAGACTTTGACTAGTTTATTATCACAGAAGAAAACCTCTTTCACAAAACTACCATACAGGGAGACTTAATAAATTAAATTCATTACACACCTCATACACTGAGATCCTTGCAAAACGAGGCCCATTTTTGTCCAGACAAAGCTTCTTTGCCTGcaaaataaagggaaaaataCAGAGAGAGATGAGTTTTCCCACAATCTCAAATACTGTATTGAGAGTTCCAGGACTCTACGACATTTAAAAGTGATCCGAAAATGCATACATAAGGCCTTCTCTTTTGGATCTGATCATATGTATTAACCCTCCCACAAGCCAATAACCAAGCTAGCATCTTAACTTACAACGGCTCCCACTAAAACTTTAAAACTTCATGTACCCTAAAAGAGCCATATTTATTTTAACACTATTGCCCACCCCGAAAAGCTACTTTatctcaaatttcataacaccCAGATCATCAAGCGATCCTTTTCGCCTTCCCCCCAGCACCCACACACGAGAATCTCTCATTAACTTTTCTGATTGCTCCCTTACTCGGAATTCTCCGATGCACTACTGTCGCAAAGTAACAATGACACCAGAAGTAAGCCCACACTGGTATAAAAGTATCACCTAGGTTATGAGTTTGCCATAATGCATAGATGACACTAGGTTAAAACatgaagcaaagaagaagtGAAACATTGATGTAATTGCCATAAtgcatatacacacacacagaatCAAATATATGTGGTTTAGGGTACTTACAGAATTCCAAACAGGTTTGTCGGTTCTGcaataaagaaaaagagaaaaacaaaaaaaaattcaacaccCAGCACAAGCATAATGTTTTAAACAAGTTTGGTGCAGTATACGTAAGGTTAATAGActcttttttaaaaaagaaatccTACTTTTCACCTAAACTCTTCGACTATAGTTATTTGCTCTATGACAAATATCTTTGAAAACTTTAGTAGCTGAAGCATTTCTTTTCTACTGTTTTTACTGTTTTGTAGTTTCTTCTTGGCATTTCATAATTCATCTCTGTGCTTGTGAGTTGTAATACAAAGatagaacaaaaataaaataaaataaagtaa contains these protein-coding regions:
- the LOC112180503 gene encoding phosphatidylserine decarboxylase proenzyme 2 isoform X2, which produces MLAWLLACGRVNTYDQIQKRRPYAKKLCLDKNGPRFARISVYETNKMYKNTLIGFCEIDLLEFLTRELESDSSSECETLNLLDPSSPDKVVGEISVSISVEDPIETEKSFARRILSIVDYNEDGHLSLSEFSDLITAFGNQVAANKKEEMFKAADKNGDGVVSMDELADLLAIQQEKEPIINCCPVCGETLEDSDTLNHMIHLTLCFDEGTGKQVMTGGFLTDKQANYGWMFKLSEWAHFSSYDIGLNSGSSSSHILVFDRRTKRLVEELIDGKIVLSMRAIYQSKLGHGLLDTGAKELLQNISEKQGRKMNSLESAKDIPKFVEFFKDQLNLAEMKYPLEHFKTFNQFFVRELKPGARPVACPERDDVAVCGADSRLTAFSSVDDSLRFWIKGRKFSVQGLLGKDICSSAFIEGTLVIFRLAPQDYHRFHSPVSGTVEQFVNIPGCLYTVNPIAVNSKYCNVFTENKRVVSIISTTEFGKVAFVAIGATMVGSITFLKKEGDHVEKGDEFGYFSFGGSTVICVFEKDAIEIDEDLLANSSRSLETLVSVGMKLGVSKKQANIGLPDLHNCVLQD
- the LOC112180503 gene encoding phosphatidylserine decarboxylase proenzyme 2 isoform X1 — encoded protein: MGQGSSKEDTGVSSASESSSKAGGGGGGGGSSRSRLKQRLHRRRHRSRSNSSSHHKCLAAEDFVGIALLTLVRAEMKFKDKWLACLSFGEQTFRTQISDQTDKPVWNSAKKLCLDKNGPRFARISVYETNKMYKNTLIGFCEIDLLEFLTRELESDSSSECETLNLLDPSSPDKVVGEISVSISVEDPIETEKSFARRILSIVDYNEDGHLSLSEFSDLITAFGNQVAANKKEEMFKAADKNGDGVVSMDELADLLAIQQEKEPIINCCPVCGETLEDSDTLNHMIHLTLCFDEGTGKQVMTGGFLTDKQANYGWMFKLSEWAHFSSYDIGLNSGSSSSHILVFDRRTKRLVEELIDGKIVLSMRAIYQSKLGHGLLDTGAKELLQNISEKQGRKMNSLESAKDIPKFVEFFKDQLNLAEMKYPLEHFKTFNQFFVRELKPGARPVACPERDDVAVCGADSRLTAFSSVDDSLRFWIKGRKFSVQGLLGKDICSSAFIEGTLVIFRLAPQDYHRFHSPVSGTVEQFVNIPGCLYTVNPIAVNSKYCNVFTENKRVVSIISTTEFGKVAFVAIGATMVGSITFLKKEGDHVEKGDEFGYFSFGGSTVICVFEKDAIEIDEDLLANSSRSLETLVSVGMKLGVSKKQANIGLPDLHNCVLQD